From a region of the bacterium genome:
- the lpdA gene encoding dihydrolipoyl dehydrogenase: protein MSKHFDIVVLGAGPGGYVAALKAAQMGASVAIVEKGDLGGTCLNVGCIPSKALLASAELIHSIHGAASMGVKVSGDVTFDWPAIQARKDKVLQTLRGGIKSLFGARKVTLFQGRAKLNGPGKITIESKVGLEEITANKIILAVGSIPARIPGWPTDPERICTSDESLHWKTLPARLLIVGGGVIGCEFACMMREFGVQVTVVELMPRLLPELDESLGEPLQKVFTKRGIQCFTGTKVESLTAGDTVKAVLSNGQIVEADRVLLSIGRRPNTADIGLESVGLSTDRGFVRVDDHMETPVKGIYCIGDANGRCLLAHAASAQGVAAVENAMGHALAFTAPIPSAVYTFPEIGATGMTQAQAKKAGIPIAIGVFPLAALGKAIAVGHTEGFVKVIRHRETGELLGVHMMGHNATECIASAGAMLHKKVSVQELAEVVYAHPTIGESIKEAAEDALGMALHLPPRKVVRVAAG from the coding sequence ATGAGTAAACATTTTGACATTGTTGTTCTCGGTGCGGGCCCTGGCGGGTATGTGGCGGCCTTGAAGGCGGCGCAGATGGGGGCTTCGGTCGCCATCGTCGAAAAGGGGGATCTTGGCGGCACCTGTTTGAATGTCGGTTGTATTCCTTCCAAGGCACTTCTGGCATCCGCGGAATTAATCCATTCCATTCATGGCGCGGCCTCGATGGGCGTGAAGGTGTCCGGAGATGTAACCTTTGACTGGCCTGCGATTCAGGCCCGCAAAGACAAGGTTCTTCAGACGTTACGTGGCGGCATCAAATCACTGTTCGGTGCACGAAAGGTCACTCTGTTCCAGGGGCGGGCCAAACTTAACGGGCCGGGAAAAATCACGATTGAATCCAAGGTGGGCCTAGAGGAGATCACGGCCAATAAAATTATTCTGGCCGTGGGTTCAATTCCTGCACGGATACCTGGGTGGCCCACCGATCCCGAGCGTATTTGCACCAGCGACGAGTCCCTGCACTGGAAAACCCTCCCCGCCCGCCTTTTGATTGTTGGCGGTGGTGTAATCGGCTGCGAATTCGCCTGTATGATGCGCGAGTTTGGCGTCCAGGTGACTGTGGTTGAATTGATGCCCCGGCTTTTGCCTGAACTGGATGAAAGTCTCGGAGAGCCTTTACAGAAGGTCTTCACGAAGCGTGGCATCCAGTGCTTTACCGGTACCAAGGTGGAATCTTTGACCGCAGGTGACACCGTCAAGGCCGTGCTCAGTAATGGCCAGATCGTTGAGGCGGATCGTGTATTGTTGTCCATCGGGCGTCGACCCAATACCGCTGACATCGGGTTGGAGTCTGTGGGGCTGTCGACTGATCGCGGGTTTGTCCGTGTGGATGACCACATGGAAACCCCGGTTAAGGGCATCTATTGTATCGGGGACGCCAATGGGCGTTGTCTGCTTGCCCATGCCGCTTCAGCACAGGGTGTTGCCGCCGTGGAGAATGCCATGGGCCATGCCCTCGCCTTCACTGCGCCCATCCCGTCGGCGGTTTATACATTCCCCGAAATCGGTGCGACAGGAATGACTCAGGCGCAGGCGAAGAAGGCGGGCATTCCGATCGCTATTGGCGTGTTCCCGCTGGCCGCGTTGGGTAAGGCGATTGCGGTGGGGCATACTGAGGGTTTTGTCAAAGTGATCCGGCATCGCGAGACGGGCGAACTGCTGGGTGTCCATATGATGGGGCATAATGCGACCGAATGCATTGCCTCGGCGGGCGCCATGCTTCACAAAAAAGTCTCTGTGCAGGAATTGGCCGAGGTGGTGTATGCTCACCCGACCATCGGCGAGAGCATCAAGGAAGCCGCAGAGGATGCCTTGGGTATGGCATTACATTTGCCACCGCGCAAGGTGGTGCGAGTGGCCGCAGGTTGA
- a CDS encoding 2-oxo acid dehydrogenase subunit E2, translated as MFEVQMPQAGQSMEEGTIVRWLKNEGDKVQSKDILFEVETDKAVVEVEAGHDGILRKIIIPVGQMVPIRTRVGLIGDTNEPIPADAGSPAPAAPSAPIPAPAAAVSAAVTGGTLTDVLMPQAGQSMEEGTIVRWLKNEGDQVQAKEILLEVETDKAVVEVEAGHDGTLRKILVPVGTTVPVRTRIALIGDANAAIPADAVALPAKSVAVSAPKAVAQVATIAAPVAVPTSGSIKASPAARKIAGERGIDLASVGTGSGPSGRITSRDLPAQAAQIKPATGAGVAPSVSSAAPAAVSGQASRRRLTPMRKAVARNLLASKQTIPHFYMQLTVNAVPMSDLQKAEKSKYQCSLNDFVTKACAKAIREFPAFRSRIEGDEMVEFNDVNIGIAVGMDEGLVVPVILRADTLSIKELATETRRLAQSAKTGRIENMGKGVFTITNLGMFGIEQFTAIVNPPEAAILAVGAMRETVVVQDGAMWAGKVMTVTLSADHRVVDGMPAAKFMARLKELLENPAQLV; from the coding sequence ATGTTCGAAGTCCAAATGCCTCAAGCTGGCCAATCTATGGAAGAAGGAACCATCGTTCGATGGCTCAAGAACGAAGGTGATAAGGTTCAATCAAAAGACATTCTATTCGAAGTGGAGACCGATAAGGCCGTGGTGGAAGTGGAAGCCGGGCATGACGGCATCCTTCGCAAAATCATCATTCCTGTTGGTCAAATGGTGCCGATCCGTACCCGTGTGGGTTTGATTGGCGACACCAATGAACCGATCCCTGCTGATGCCGGTTCCCCGGCGCCTGCCGCTCCGTCAGCTCCCATTCCCGCGCCAGCCGCTGCTGTGTCTGCTGCCGTAACAGGTGGTACTTTGACGGATGTGCTGATGCCGCAGGCCGGACAATCCATGGAGGAAGGGACGATCGTTCGCTGGCTGAAGAATGAAGGTGATCAAGTTCAGGCGAAGGAAATCCTGCTTGAAGTGGAAACCGATAAAGCGGTCGTGGAAGTCGAAGCCGGACATGATGGGACGCTGCGAAAGATTCTTGTTCCTGTCGGTACGACGGTTCCTGTCCGAACGCGTATCGCCTTGATCGGCGATGCCAACGCGGCGATTCCAGCCGACGCTGTTGCCCTGCCTGCCAAGTCTGTGGCCGTTTCTGCACCCAAGGCCGTCGCTCAAGTGGCGACTATAGCGGCACCCGTTGCGGTGCCGACCTCCGGTTCGATCAAGGCCTCCCCGGCCGCCCGTAAAATTGCCGGTGAACGTGGAATTGACCTCGCTTCCGTCGGCACCGGCTCCGGTCCCAGCGGGCGTATTACCTCACGCGATCTTCCCGCACAGGCGGCACAGATCAAGCCTGCCACCGGTGCCGGTGTGGCACCCTCCGTATCGTCCGCTGCTCCTGCGGCTGTCAGTGGTCAGGCGTCCCGCCGCCGATTGACTCCGATGCGCAAGGCGGTCGCCCGGAACCTGCTGGCCTCTAAGCAGACCATCCCGCACTTCTACATGCAATTGACCGTGAATGCAGTGCCGATGTCCGATCTCCAGAAGGCTGAAAAGAGCAAGTATCAATGCTCGCTCAACGACTTTGTGACCAAGGCCTGTGCCAAGGCCATCCGGGAATTCCCTGCCTTCCGTAGCCGTATTGAGGGTGATGAGATGGTGGAATTCAACGACGTCAATATTGGGATTGCCGTGGGTATGGATGAAGGTCTGGTGGTCCCTGTAATCTTGCGTGCTGATACGTTGTCCATCAAGGAACTGGCAACCGAAACACGGCGCCTCGCCCAATCGGCCAAAACCGGCAGGATCGAGAACATGGGTAAAGGTGTGTTCACCATTACCAATCTCGGGATGTTCGGCATCGAGCAGTTCACGGCCATTGTGAATCCACCGGAGGCCGCGATTCTGGCTGTGGGCGCCATGCGTGAAACCGTGGTGGTCCAGGATGGCGCCATGTGGGCGGGCAAGGTCATGACTGTGACGCTCAGTGCCGACCATCGTGTGGTGGATGGGATGCCTGCGGCCAAGTTTATGGCGCGTCTGAAAGAGTTGCTGGAAAACCCGGCGCAGTTGGTGTGA